Proteins from one Ketobacter alkanivorans genomic window:
- a CDS encoding YqcC family protein: MPDRDLLLALLANIETEMREIDLWEAQSPPTSAFESQLPFFYDTMNFSQWLQWVFVARFRAILEGQHPLPPTCEVAPMAEEYFKELDIYSDPVLGLLRCFDEEFS; the protein is encoded by the coding sequence ATGCCGGATAGAGATCTGTTGTTGGCATTGCTGGCAAATATTGAAACGGAAATGCGTGAGATTGATCTGTGGGAGGCTCAGTCACCGCCAACGTCTGCGTTTGAAAGCCAATTGCCGTTTTTCTATGACACCATGAACTTTTCACAGTGGTTGCAGTGGGTGTTCGTAGCGCGTTTTCGAGCCATACTTGAGGGCCAGCACCCGCTGCCGCCAACGTGTGAAGTGGCCCCTATGGCAGAAGAGTATTTTAAAGAGCTGGACATATACTCGGATCCGGTACTGGGGTTGTTGCGTTGCTTTGATGAGGAGTTTTCATAA